In Streptomyces sp. Li-HN-5-11, the sequence ACGTCGACGGTCGGCGTCGTCACGGCAGCTCCGTCAGGACGGTCATCGTACGGTCGATCAGGCCGGGCACGTCGGCATCGCGTACGCCGTCCAGTTGCCATCGGCAGATCTGGACGGCGCCGTCGACCACCAGTCGGACCCGGGGGACACGCCGCTCGTAGTACGCCGTGAGCAGTTCGTCGTCCCAGTCGTCGTGGCCGGTGAGTAGCTCGGCGAGGACAAGGGCGTCCTCCAGGGACATGGCGGCGCCCTGGGCGAGGGTGGGAGGGCAGCTGTGCGCGGCGTCGCCGATGAGCACGACGCGGCCCCGGTGCCAGGGGCCCTCGACCAGATGCCGGGTGAACACCGTGTAGTTGACCTGCTCGGGATCGGTGATGGACGCGCGGATCTCGTTCCAGGCCCCGCCGTACGGCTCGGCGAGGCGGCGCATCTCGTCGGCGTAGGTGTGGGGTTCGAGGCTGGCGCGATCCCGTTGGGGTTCGACGAGGTAGGCGTAGAGCGAGTCCTGACCGGTGGGGCAGTAGCCGGCGATGTAACAGGGTCCGCCGTAGGTGAGGTCGGTGCGCTGGACGCTCTCGGGGCGAGGGGCGCAGACGCGCCAGATGCCCATGCCGACGGGTTCGGGCCGCTCGCTGATGTCGATCATGGCGCGGGTGGCGGAGTTGAGTCCGTCGGCGGCGACGACCAGGTCGTACCGGTCCGTGGTGCCGTCGCTGAAGGTGACGTCGACTCCTGCGGCATCCTGTTCCAGCTGCTGGACGGTGGTGTCGAGCCGGACTCGGGCGCCTGATCTTCGTACCGCTTCGATGAGGATGTGCTGGAGGTCGGCCCGCTGCATGCCGACGATCGCGGGCAGGTCGGGGCCGCCGGTGCGGTAGTGGGACTCGACGTGGAGCACCGTCCCGTCGGCCGTGGTGATACCGAGGTCGTCGAACCCGAAGCCGTGCTTCTCGGCCTCCTCCCACACGCCGATCTCGCGCAGGACGCGCAGGGCGTTGCCCTGGGTGGTGATGCCTGAGCCGTGGACGTTCCAGTCGGCCTTGCATTCGACGAGGTCGACGTCGATGCCGGCCTTGCGGAGCAGGACGGTCAGACTGTTTCCTGCGGTGCCGCCGCCGACGACGAGGACGGTGCGGGGTGTGAGGTTCGGCCGTGATGTCACTGGGTTGTTCGGCTTCGTGTGTCACTGTCCTGTAGGCAGGTTGGCGCTGTTCAGGGGCGGTTGGGTCGATCGATCATGGTGACGGGTTCGCCGAACATTGCAGTGACCTGAGGCCGTATCGGCCGGTGTCGCGTTCCTCGTATCTCCTTTGTCTTCCTGGTCTTCGTGGAGCTGTTGGGGTCACGGGGCTGCTGCTCTTCATGGGACACGCGACCGCGATCGAGGGGGATGGACTCTGCGGAATTGTCAGAGCTGAAGGCCATCATGGGTGCCATGACCGACACGGAGCCCTCGGACGTCGAAGTCCTGGTGGCGTTCTCGCCGGAAGAGTATGCCCTGATCAGCGAGCACGCAGCCGAGCTCAACGTTTCCATCACAACCTACGTCCGGCAGGCCGCCACGAGACAGGCACGCGACGGACAGCTCAAGCGTCAGCTCCTCCAGGAAGTGGCACAGAAGCAGGGCCCGGCGGCTGAGCCGTTCGTGATCAGCAGCCTGCTCGTCGACGACATCCTCGACAGGGATCCCACCACGCTCACTCAGGCAGAGAAGGAAGCCCGAACCCGGGAAGCCGCCCGGGAATGCGGGATCGAGTACACCCCCGTAGTCCGAGACCTGGGCAACGCACTCTGGGCGAAGATCGAAGCTCTCCAAAGCGACACGTCGACCGGCCCCACGAAGCGGGAGCACGACTGAACCGAGCAAGACGGCGGGGCAACGGCACGACCGCCCCCTTTGGGCCGCCCGAAGGCCAAAGGCCGCATTGCGGAGCCACGAAAAACGGTAACGGGCGGGGCGGTCCAGCAAAGACCTACGCTGCCGGCAGTGTCCGGCGTCTCCTGGCAGGTGCTGCGGGGAAGCGCGACGCCGGTGGTGGTGTGGCGGAGCGTGGCTGGTCCGGTTTCCTGAGGCGACCTCCGAGGGTCTTTAGCACGCGCGTCCATCGAGCTGGCGGGAACGTTCTGCTGTCACCCGTCCGGGTGAGCGGTTGGGCTTGGAAGCGTAGACGCAGCTCATAGCCTCGCATCAGACGCAATCTGTCTCACACGTGTTTCTGCTGAACTTCCCTCTCTTTACGTCCCGTTGGAGGATTTGCGTGGTCGCCGTGCCGTTATTCGCCCGCCCATCCCAGGGGTACCGGTACCGGTGACGACGCTGGACGACGCCTGGCAGGAGGGCTTGGGGCGGCATCGGGACGAACTGCGGCCTGCGGCGGTCCGGCAGCTGCTCCTCTTACGTGGTGCGGGGGAGTTGACCACCGCGCATGTGAGGCTGGTCGCGGAGTCGGTGGGCGTGAGTGTGCGGCAGGTGTGGCGTTGGTTGGCGCAGGCCGAGGAGACCGGTAGCACGGAGAAGCCGGAGCGCAGCCGGTTTCGGATCACCGAGGAGATCATCGATGTCCTCGCCGACCACCAGGGCAATGTCAAACGTGCCCATGAGTACCTGGTGCGCGAGGCCCGTGCGGCGGGACGGAAACCGGTCGGTCTGACCACGCTGCACGACGCTATCGCCCGTGACCTCGACCCCGGTTTCATGGCCGGTCTGCGGGAGGGTATTCCGGCCGCCCGTGGTTTCGACCCGGCGTTCCGGCGGCCGGTGGTGGCCCGCAATGAGGTGTGGGAGGGCGATCACAAACAGGCCCCGTTGGTGGTGGTGATGCCCGACAAGAAGCTGTCGCGGGTGT encodes:
- a CDS encoding FAD-dependent oxidoreductase — protein: MTSRPNLTPRTVLVVGGGTAGNSLTVLLRKAGIDVDLVECKADWNVHGSGITTQGNALRVLREIGVWEEAEKHGFGFDDLGITTADGTVLHVESHYRTGGPDLPAIVGMQRADLQHILIEAVRRSGARVRLDTTVQQLEQDAAGVDVTFSDGTTDRYDLVVAADGLNSATRAMIDISERPEPVGMGIWRVCAPRPESVQRTDLTYGGPCYIAGYCPTGQDSLYAYLVEPQRDRASLEPHTYADEMRRLAEPYGGAWNEIRASITDPEQVNYTVFTRHLVEGPWHRGRVVLIGDAAHSCPPTLAQGAAMSLEDALVLAELLTGHDDWDDELLTAYYERRVPRVRLVVDGAVQICRWQLDGVRDADVPGLIDRTMTVLTELP
- a CDS encoding plasmid mobilization protein, coding for MTDTEPSDVEVLVAFSPEEYALISEHAAELNVSITTYVRQAATRQARDGQLKRQLLQEVAQKQGPAAEPFVISSLLVDDILDRDPTTLTQAEKEARTREAARECGIEYTPVVRDLGNALWAKIEALQSDTSTGPTKREHD